Proteins from a single region of Amblyomma americanum isolate KBUSLIRL-KWMA chromosome 10, ASM5285725v1, whole genome shotgun sequence:
- the LOC144107408 gene encoding kelch domain-containing protein 3-like — protein MWTVQLNGVPEHVTHRAVCINGKVYSFKSCLQPRNFVDVFIFDPTSYGWDMVRTQLPNGGKFKFYRNTVVAYGQCAFLGRSPQSWQFPSVIYPFDTNTMTCRRLEVTGVAPTTISGSTACVVGHRIYVFSVFDNSHNVQFLDLYTMEWHRVPTSEDSSVRHTFYTASALGTRMCQFDGSPQDPSFALYYFETTTTSWLRPQVQGIAPVRRRGHSSFVYSEELYIFGGYSDILQTYLADMHKYDPETSCWTEVKPCGLGPSARSCHGCSVMGEIVFIFGGLGPAPNLYEWQIAEEQRTLSDLHVLHLATTLHNLCGNCSN, from the coding sequence ATGTGGACGGTGCAGCTGAACGGCGTTCCGGAACACGTTACGCACAGGGCTGTCTGCATAAACGGTAAGGTCTACTCGTTCAAGAGTTGCCTCCAGCCCAGAAACTTCGTCGACGTGTTCATCTTCGACCCCACTTCCTACGGGTGGGATATGGTGCGGACGCAGCTTCCCAACGGCGGGAAGTTTAAATTTTACCGCAACACAGTTGTAGCGTACGGTCAATGCGCGTTTCTGGGGCGCAGCCCGCAGAGCTGGCAATTTCCCAGTGTCATTTATCCCTTCGACACAAACACAATGACATGCAGGCGTCTGGAGGTGACCGGTGTGGCGCCGACAACGATTAGCGGCAGCACAGCTTGCGTGGTTGGTCACCGCATCTATGTCTTCAGTGTCTTCGATAATTCGCATAACGTTCAGTTCCTTGACTTGTATACCATGGAGTGGCATCGTGTACCCACCAGCGAAGATTCCTCTGTTCGGCATACCTTCTACACTGCTTCTGCCTTAGGAACGCGCATGTGTCAGTTTGACGGCAGCCCACAAGACCCTTCCTTCGCCCTATACTATTTTGAAACGACCACCACTTCCTGGCTGCGCCCGCAGGTGCAAGGCATTGCCCCTGTGCGTCGCCGAGGACATTCATCATTCGTGTACAGCGAAGAGCTGTACATCTTCGGAGGGTACAGCGATATCCTGCAGACCTACTTAGCAGATATGCACAAGTACGACCCCGAGACGTCGTGTTGGACCGAAGTGAAGCCATGTGGCTTAGGCCCGTCTGCCAGGTCCTGCCATGGCTGTTCAGTGATGGGTGAAATAGTATTTATCTTCGGCGGTCTTGGCCCCGCGCCCAATCTCTATGAATGGCAGATTGCTGAGGAACAAAGGACTCTGAGTGATCTCCACGTGCTGCACTTGGCAACGACACTGCATAACCTGTGCGGTAATTGCAGTAATTGA
- the LOC144107406 gene encoding kelch domain-containing protein 3-like, whose translation MTESCCRTWTVRLNGVPEDVTHKAVCINGKVYSFNSRPAPRNFVDVFIFAPASHRWDMVRTQFPHGEQFNNYRNTIVAYGQCAYLWGAPLCWQSPSVIYRFDTNTMTCSRLEVSGEAPPTIIGNTAGVVGHRMYVFSILGNSHNVRFLDLDTLEWRRVRTSGEAPVRHALKTVSTIGTRMYAIGGSPEDPSFALYSFETTTSSWVRPKVQGVSPVNRRGHSAFVYNEQLYIFGGYSDILETYLADMHKYDPETSCWTEVKPCGLGPSARSCHGCSVMGERVIIFGGLGPAPQLYEGEIAEEPMALSDLHVLHLAPTLQNLSLLAVIDAQLDLPESLYFIVEMVKAITSHPS comes from the coding sequence ATGACCGAGTCTTGTTGCAGGACGTGGACGGTGCGGCTGAACGGCGTTCCAGAAGATGTTACGCACAAGGCTGTCTGCATCAACGGTAAGGTTTACTCGTTCAACAGTCGCCCCGCCCCCAGAAACTTCGTCGACGTGTTCATCTTCGCCCCCGCTTCGCACCGGTGGGATATGGTGCGGACGCAGTTTCCCCATGGCGAGCAGTTTAACAATTATCGCAATACAATTGTAGCGTACGGCCAATGCGCGTATCTGTGGGGAGCCCCGCTGTGCTGGCAATCTCCCAGTGTCATTTATCGCTTCGACACAAACACCATGACATGCAGCCGTCTGGAGGTGTCCGGCGAGGCGCCGCCAACGATTATCGGCAACACAGCTGGCGTGGTTGGTCACCGCATGTATGTCTTCAGTATCTTGGGTAATTCGCACAACGTTCGGTTCCTTGACTTGGATACCCTGGAGTGGCGTCGTGTCCGCACCAGCGGAGAGGCCCCTGTTCGGCACGCCTTGAAAACTGTGTCCACAATCGGGACCCGAATGTACGCGATTGGCGGCAGCCCAGAAGACCCTTCCTTTGCCCTTTACTCTTTTGAAACGACCACCTCTTCCTGGGTGCGCCCAAAGGTGCAAGGCGTTTCCCCTGTGAATCGGCGAGGACACTCAGCCTTCGTGTACAACGAACAGCTGTACATTTTCGGAGGGTACAGCGATATCCTGGAGACCTACTTAGCAGATATGCACAAGTACGACCCCGAGACGTCGTGTTGGACCGAAGTGAAGCCATGTGGCTTAGGCCCGTCTGCCAGGTCCTGCCATGGCTGCTCAGTGATGGGCGAAAGAGTGATTATCTTCGGCGGACTTGGTCCGGCACCCCAACTATATGAAGGGGAGATTGCCGAGGAACCAATGGCTCTGAGCGATCTCCACGTGTTGCACTTGGCACCGACACTGCAGAACCTGAGCTTACTAGCAGTAATTGATGCACAGCTGGATCTACCCGAATCACTATACTTCATTGTTGAAATGGTGAAGGCTATCACTTCTCACCCATCGTAG
- the LOC144107407 gene encoding kelch domain-containing protein 3-like — translation MVVCINGKVYSFRSGFEPRNSVDVFIFDPASYRWDMVRTKLPDCEQFNVSLDTVVAYGQCAYLCGPALRWQCLTVTYRFDTNTMTCSRLDVFGEAPPIIIGNKACMVGHRMYVFSELGNSHNLQFLDLDTLEWHRIATSGECPVRRTLNTVSTIGTRVYTLGGSLQDPSFAIYYFETTTSSWVRPKVQGVAPVRRREHSAFVYNEELYIFGGLSDLLPTYLADMHKYDPETSCWTEVKPCGLGPSARFWHGCSVMGERVFIFGGIGPAPNQKEGQVIEERRGLTDLHLLHLAPTLQNLCVLAVIDAQLDLRGSPPFIRKMVNAITTHPS, via the coding sequence ATGGTTGTCTGCATCAACGGTAAGGTCTACTCGTTCAGGAGTGGCTTCGAACCCAGAAACTCCGTCGATGTGTTCATCTTCGACCCCGCTTCGTACCGGTGGGATATGGTGCGGACGAAGCTTCCCGATTGCGAGCAGTTTAACGTTTCCCTTGACACAGTCGTAGCGTACGGCCAATGCGCCTATCTGTGCGGCCCCGCGCTTAGGTGGCAATGTTTAACTGTCACTTATCGCTTCGACACGAACACCATGACATGCAGCCGTCTGGACGTGTTCGGCGAGGCGCCGCCAATCATTATCGGCAACAAAGCTTGCATGGTTGGTCACCGCATGTATGTCTTCAGTGAGCTGGGTAATTCGCACAACTTGCAGTTCCTTGACTTGGATACCCTGGAGTGGCATCGTATCGCCACCAGCGGAGAGTGCCCTGTTCGGCGCACCTTGAACACTGTGTCTACCATCGGGACGCGCGTGTACACGCTTGGCGGCAGCCTACAAGACCCTTCCTTCGCCATTTACTATTTTGAAACGACCACCTCTTCCTGGGTGCGCCCAAAGGTGCAAGGTGTTGCCCCTGTGCGTCGGCGAGAACATTCAGCCTTCGTGTACAACGAAGAGCTGTACATTTTCGGAGGGCTCAGCGATCTCCTGCCGACCTACTTAGCAGATATGCACAAGTACGACCCCGAGACGTCGTGTTGGACCGAAGTGAAGCCATGTGGCTTAGGCCCGTCTGCCAGGTTCTGGCATGGCTGCTCAGTGATGGGTGAAAGAGTGTTTATCTTCGGCGGAATTGGTCCGGCACCCAACCAGAAGGAAGGGCAGGTTATTGAGGAGCGAAGGGGGCTGACGGATCTCCACTTGCTTCACTTGGCACCGACACTGCAGAACCTGTGCGTACTTGCAGTAATTGATGCACAGCTGGATCTACGTGGCTCACCACCCTTCATTAGAAAAATGGTCAACGCTATCACTACTCACCCGTCGTAG